The following proteins come from a genomic window of Lycium ferocissimum isolate CSIRO_LF1 chromosome 4, AGI_CSIRO_Lferr_CH_V1, whole genome shotgun sequence:
- the LOC132054138 gene encoding uncharacterized protein LOC132054138, with product MRRCELEFAVGDKVFLKVSPMKGVMRFGRKGKLSPRFIGPYEILRRIGKVAYELKLPSEMAMMHPVFHILILRFYKADLSHVLNHEEIEINEGLSYEEEPIQVMDRQVRRLRAKDVALVRVEPFSYLVPAKV from the exons atgcGGCGTTGCGAGCTAGAGTTTGCGGTAGGTGACAAGGTGTTCctaaaggtgtcaccaatgaaaggagttATGCGGTTTGgtagaaagggtaagcttagccctcgTTTTATTGGACCTTACGAGATTTTGAGAAGAATTGGGAAAGTGGCTTACGAGTTGAAGTTACCATCTGAGATGGCTATGATGCATCCTGTGTTTCACATTTTGATATTGAGGTTTTACAAGGCTGATCTTTCTCATGTCTTGAATCATGAAGAGATTGAAATCAACGAAGggttgtcttatgaagaagaacctATACAAGTCATGGATCGTCAAGTTAGGAGGTTAAGAGCGAAAGATGTGGCTTTG GTACGTGTTGAACCTTTCAGTTATTTAGTTCCTGCGAAAGTTTAG